One Citrus sinensis cultivar Valencia sweet orange chromosome 5, DVS_A1.0, whole genome shotgun sequence genomic window, GTCTTTAACTAAGAGTAGTTTTATAAGTGTCTgattcaaatcaattttctttaatctctTTCTTTAGTTGCCATGTCACTGGACTTTGAATTTCGTGTACACTTTAACTGGAATTGATGGATACAATGTCAATGCAGATTTggatttttctcattttcccCATTTCTCGAAattgcattttaaattttgcatgatgcttttaattttgggCCTAACTtgttccatttaattagcGCTTGATAAAGATACATATTAACAAAGGGTCAATTCATCAATCCTTTCCCTATAATGCACTTGCTTGACTTAGTATAAATGCAATATCTCACATGCAAACccttcaacaacaacaagttTTGTccttaatctattttttatgtgATTTCCCTTGTACAGCTCTCTGACATAGTAATTAACAATTTGTTGCTTTTGAAGAATCACAAAAGTTTACGGTGTAACAGCTGTCTTCATTTGGTAATTCTTTTAGATTACTCActttctttcaatttatattatcattgTGTTCTGAGTTTTACTTGTACTaacatgttttaaatattgacaTGCATAGTTTTACTTTCGTTTTTGTTGCATAGACTGTTctggaataaaattttttattctaatatatacttttgtttgttctaatatgaaaaaaagttttgaaaaatgtgGATGTGGCATGTTTTGTTGGCTTGCTGAATGTGTACATGTAAGTTAGATTTGCTGGCTTGGTGAATGTGTACATGTATGCTCTGTTGGCTTGTTGAATGTGTACATGTATGCTATGTTGGGTTGCTGAATGCTTACAAATATGCTCTGTTGGGTTGCTGAATGCGTACATATATTTAAGTGACTCTAAACAAAtagaatttagatttattttgtaatttgtattttttaatttaaacctAAAAGTTTGGAGTTATTTGTGCAATTTAAGTAAACTTATTAAACTAACAACATCTAACAAATGAACAGGTAACAATACAAGTTATGGACAAAACTTGGATATTCTGTGATAGATTGTCTGATGAGTATAGTGATGGGGTTGATGATTTCTTGGAGTTTGCCATTCTTAATTCTGAAAATAGAATGTCAATTAGATGTCCTTGTACCACTTGTTGTAATATGGAGTTTTTGAGTCCTCAACAAGTGAGGCTACATCTATTTAAAAAGGGTTTTCTAGAAAACTATTTAGTTTGGAATTGGCATGGTGAGGTGGACCGGAAACCTACCTCTGTAAAATGCCAAGACCAGTCACAAAATCAACGTTTTAGATGTCCGGATTATAGTTATGTAGATGACATGGTTCATGATGCTTTTGAGCATTGTGATAAAGATCCTAGTTCTTTTAAGAATATGCTTGAAGATGCTGAAAAGCCCCTATATCCGGGTTCAAGGCATTCAAAGTTATCGAGTCTAATGAAACTGTACAATATAAAAGGACTTTATGGCTGGTCTGATAGTGGGTTTTCAGTTTTATTGGAAGTGCTTAATGAGATATTGCCAAATGATAATAGGTTGCCTAAGTCCATGTATGAGGccagaaaaataatgaagctAAGGCCTAGATTATGAGAAAATACATGCATGTCGAAATGATTGCATTCTTTATAGGAATGAGTTCGAGAATCTTAGTGAATGCCCAAGGTGTGGAGCATCGAGGTGGCAAATAAGAAAagatggataaaaaaaaattaaaaaggggGTCCCTAAAAAGGTGTTATGGTATTTTCCTATAATTCCGAGGTTGAAAAGAATGTTTCAATCACCACAAACTGCTGAGAACTTAACatggcatgaaaataaaagaattagagaTGGCAAGCTTCGCCACCCAGCAGATTCACCAGCTTGGCAGTTAATTGACAAGAAATGGCCTGATTTTGCCCAAGAGCCGAGAAATCTTTGGTTCGCTTTATCATCTGATGGGATTAACCCACATAGCACACTTAGCACTACTTATAGTTGTTGGCCTATTACATTGATAACATATAACCTTCCTCCGTGGCTGTGTATGAAGAGGAAATTTATGATGTTGTCTCTACTGATATTTGGTCCCAAACAACTTGGAAATGACATAGATGTATACCTAGCACCATTGATTGAGGACTTAAAAACCCTATGGGATGTAGGCATCGATGTGTTTGAGGGTTATAGGaaacaaacttttaatttacgAACTGTGTTGATGTGGACAATTAGTGATTTTCCAGCTTATGGAAACCTGTCTGGGTGTACTGTTAAGGGGTATTATGGTTGTCCAGTTTGTGGGATAAACACATGTGCATGTTGGCTACTGCATAGTCAGAAAATGTCATATATGGGTCATAGGCTGTTTATTGAAAATTCTCCTGAGCCTTTGTCTGGTACAAATATCTTAAACTTGGTGGCTGACATTGACACCAAGTTTGGGAAAAAGGTccaaaaaaagcaaaaacggGGTGAGGTTGAGGGTCACAATAAGGGTAAAGGTGAGGGTAATAGTAAAGGTAAAGGTGAGGGTGAGGGTGAGGGTGAGGGTGAGGGTGAGGATGAGGGTGAGGGTGAGGGTAAGGTTAAGGGTGAGGGTGAGGGTGAGGGTGAGGGTAAGGTTAAGGGTGAGGGTGAGGTTGAGGGTGAGTGTGAGATTGAAGGTGAGGGTGAGGGTAATGGGGATGTAGCTCAGTTGATGTACAAAAAGAGATCAATCttctttgatttagaatattgGAAACATTTGTTAGTTCGCCATTAACTAAATGTGATGcatattgagaaaaatgtataCGAGAGCATTTATGGCACATTACTTCATCAACcggggaaaacaaaaaatggaaTTAATGCTAGAAAAGATCTTACACATCCAGACcttagagaaaaaattaacaaagcattgaTTGTATTAGCTCCTGATGAACAAAACAAAGTCTTGCCCCCTGCTCCGTACACTTTAagtaagaaggaaaaaaaatgttctgTGAAACCTTGCAAAGTGTTAAAGTTCCTTATGactattgttataattttagaaatattgtTTCATTGGATGATTGTCGTCTTCACGGGCTTAAGTCTCATGATTGTCATACCTTGATGCAACAACTACTACCATTAGCAATTCAAAATTGTTTACCTCAAAATGTCAGATCTGTCATAATCAGGTTGTGCctcttctttaattctttgtgTTCTAAGGTAGTAGAGCCCAATTCTCTAGACTAATTGCAAAAAGAACTTACAATCACCTTATACAATTTAGAACAATCTTTCCTACCTGCTTTCTTTGATATAATGGTCCATTTAACAGTCCATCTAGTTGAAGAAGTTAGATTATGTGGCCCGGTTTACCTTCGATGGATGTATCCATTTGAAAGAGAAATGAAACCTATGAAGGGCTATGTACGCAACCGATATCGTCCTGAAGGTTGCATTGCAGAGTGCTATATTGCTGAGGaagcacttgaattttgtgcTGAATAcctttcaaattgtaattcaaTTGGACTACCTACTGGTTGTCTAATTGATTTTACAGTCGAAAGGCCACACAATGTGGTTGATGGCCCTACATTGGCGCAAGCGCACCAATGTGTTCTGGTGAACAGCCCTGAGATTCAACCATACATAGAGTATGTGACTGAAAATTCGAAcctattttttgttaatttttttttcaattttattaattctgtTGGTATAATTTTAGGGAGCATTTGGCCTTATTGCAATCAACACACCctcatcaattaaaaaagcCTTTATGGTTGCCAACCGAGCACTCCCGTACATTTGCTGATTGGCTGAAACAAAAGGTTAGATTAACTTCATTAGATCTAATAAAAGTATCCAAGTAAAAGCACACaaacttttctctttcaactaattatagtgattttattaattgaacaaTAGGTAACAActgataaagaaaataatgtagtGGTTGACCAAAAAGTATGGTGGCTGGCAAACAAACCCCGCTCAAGCGTGGTTACATATGATGGCTACTGTATTAatggttttaattttgctaCAAGAGATCGGGACAACAACCGCATAACACAAAACTGTGGCGTTTATATAGTTGCTAACACTTTATAGATTTCAAGTTCGAAAGACAAAAATCCTCATTCTGGGGATATGCATTTTTATGGGGTTGTCAGTGAAATTTGGCAGCTTGATTATCTGGGGTTAAGAACGTACTTTTCAAGTGCGATTGGGTAGATGATAGAGGGATTAATGTTGATGAGTTAGGGTTCACTGTAGTCAATTTAGATCGAATAGGCTACAAATCTGACGGTTTCATTCTAGCTGGTCATGCAAAGCAAGTGTTTTATGTGAAAGATCAGTTAGATAATAGTAAATCAGTTGTTTGTTCAGTGAGctcaaaatgtaattattcaAATGAGGCCTTGTGTGATGGCATTGATGAGTATGCATCATTATCCAACAATTTTCCAAAATGTAAGTTAGGTTTGGGTGATGAGGAGTTTGTGTCAGAGTAGTTGTTGATGtttttcttgtaaatattGGTGCGGAAAATGAATAATCCAACTATTATGCCTTATTACCACTATTTCCCGTAAGTCACcaacaaatttgttttttattattttattattatattgggATATTAGATTGGTATCTGGTGCAGTCATCCACTTTGATGTATTTGCAGGTTTGTTGGAGACATGGCAGAAAAAGAGGAGCCAACATTTGATCCAAATCTAGAAGGAAGCCAAGATGAAACCTTACAAAGAAGAATGACCTGCAGAGAGGAGCTAGTGACGACACTGAGGTTATGTACAATTCCTACGGAGTTCCAGTtggaaaaaagagaaacaatcTGAGGAACTACATTGGGGTGATTGTACGGGAAGGAGTTCCAATTATCTATGATGATTGGAGGAAAGTGCCACTAGACATCAAGGAGATGTTATGGACTCATTTTCAGGAAAAATTTAAGTTGAGTCTTAAGGCGAAAACCGAAGTGTTCAAGTGGATGGGAACTGCATTAAGGGGCTTTAGATGTAAGTTGGCCAATGAATATATTCTGCCCAATGCAAACAACTTGAGTTCACTGAAAAAGCCTCCTCTTGAGTATGAAGGCATTAGAAAAGAGGACTGGAAGAGCTTTGTTGATAAGATTTTTTCCGAAGACTTTCAggtatatttaaaattatgttagttagataatattattgagTTCCTGTAGCCATTTTAATCAATATCCGCTTTGTGTAGGAAAAAAGTAAGGCagcaaaggaaaaaagagcAAAGAATATGTACAATCATCACTTGGGCAGCACAAGATATGCTGGGCTATTGCATAAAAGAGTAAGTATAATAACCACTCTATACAAACTTATGACATTTTCAATACAAATAATAGGATGATTGATAGCagttttcaattcaatttttgttgaattattaTAGCAGTTGGACCTCGGAGTTACTGAGCGCAAGATTGACTGCAGTGAAGCCTGGTTATTGGCTCACAGGAGAAAAGATGGAGCTTATACACCTGAAGTGCAGCAAGTGGCTGAGAGAATTGTAAGTTTCCACCACCACTGtcattatttaactttttttttattattcctaattttgatcaaattatttttgtatttattttgtagagTGAGCTATTAAGTCAAGTTGAGCAGGGAACATTCCAATCCCAAGGACCGAATGATATCCTAGGTGAAGCACTTCAAAAGAAGCCTAATGGAAGTCGGGTGCAAGGATTGGGTTAATTCATAACCCCATCCACGTATTTCAATGTTCCTGACCCCATGGAGTTAGCGCGAGAACGAAGAATGTATCAGGAGAGTTTTCAGTTTATGCAAGCTTAATTAGATCAAATGAATGCAAGGATCAACGCCTGCAACAACACTGAAGTTGGCAGTTCCAACTTTCCTAACTCCAAAGGTGGTTGCAGTGTTAAGATGGAGATAGATCATCGATCACCCAGCAAAGTTACTCCAAAGTCAGTGACTAACAACCCCAAAGCAACTCCAAAGTCAGTGACCAACAACCCCAAAGCAACTCCAAAGTCAGTGACCAACAACCCCAAAGCTACCCCAAAGTCAGTGACCAACAACCCCAAAGCTACCCCCAAGTCAGTGACCAAAGTTAGTCCAAAGTCAATGACCAATGACCCCACTGTTTGTCCAAAACCTGACAAAAACATCAACACACCTCCCCTGCCATCCCCTGCACAGAATCCACCCCAGTAGTTTGTGAAGCCACTTCAAAAATCACCCCAAGAAGATCTCCAAGATTAACTCCTTCAAAGAGAAAAGTGGATGGCCGAAAGTCTCCTACAAATGTCGTGGAATATCTGTATGAACAGAAACGAACAACAAAGGAACCCGTTGTTGTAAAACCAGTGACATCAAGGAAACTGGTTCTGAGAAAGAATACCCGTGGAGCTATGAAAGCaagaaaagagaacaaaagtTCACAACTGAACatcttttctttgatgattgaGAGCTCCCCACCACAGACGATTATGATTGCCCATGATTTAAAGACTTTTGGTTTCTACTGGGAGAGCAGATTGGACGAGCAGATTTGCAATGAAGTCATTGACTTTACAGAGCTCTCAAATTCTGTTTTGGAGATATGGATcaagtaagaaataaaaaacttgatttatgtttttactATGTTTTCTGATTTTGCAAactgtcattaatttatttcttatattcaTGCCAtgaaagtttctttttttaatagacaCTTGTATGAAGAGATGGATAATGGTAGTGGTGTTATTCCAATTCAATTTGGATGAATAGCTAAGTTATAGCCAAGTCAAGCAAGCTACCCAAATAGGTGTTCCTATATTTCAGACCTTTTGGACAAGATTCAAATAGCCCAAATAATTGTCTTCCCATATAACCTAGGgtatagtttatttattttttgtctattttattttttaacataaatgatttaaatttatcttgtaatcttttttttttttacttgtttgtttAGTGGCCACTGGGTGCTAGTAGCAATTGATATGGTGaggcaaaaaatttattatcttgaTCCATTAGGTGATAATCCTGATGATGAGTTGAAGCAAATGGTGAATGAGTAAGTTTAGTTAGTTTacttaattctttattaattttttatgttgtagattaatttgttgcatctgttatttattatttatagtgGGATAACAATGCATCAAGTGAAGAGTAATAAAAAGAAGGCTGTGCAGTGGGTCTCTGTGAAGGTATTAATGAAACAAAGTTATGATTTCCATTGTTACTTCATCAGTATATTAGAAactaagtttatttatttttattttttagtgtcCGAAACAACCTGGAACCTTTGAATGTGGTTACTATGTGATGAAGTACATCCAGGATATTGTTCGCAATTTGTGCATTCTTGAAAACAATGTGAGTTTCTCCagaacttgtttaatattttttcgaAGAATGGATTGTGAAATGGATTTTCTTAAGTGAATTGTGAAGATGGTTAATGGGTGAACAATTTGCTGCTTTATGCTTGAAACTAGCAATATAATCATATCTTGTGCTAGGGATTAGAGGAAGTGTTGTGTATGTTTAGGATAATCACATACACTTATATTTGCCATATTTATTATAGGTAAAAGGTATAACGCTATATACATTTTACTAAATGCATTCAACatgtttggaaaaattaatGCCAATTTTTACTGTGTTCTACTATGTATTTAAGGCACTTTAGTGTAAACCAAAATGACTAGAGCTGTTGCATGTACAAATAAAATGCATCTAAATCTCAGTGTTCAGTGTTAAAGTATTATTGAGCAATGATTGGAGTTGCTGCATGTACAGATAGAAAGCATATAAATCCCAGTGTTGAGTGTTACAAGTAATATTGagtaaaacaaacaatatattataaattatcagCTTCTTAGACAGCTTTGGTAACCGTTGTTTGCTATGGTGATACAATTTATTTGCATGTTCTTCAGTTTTGATGTTAATCCTGgcaaacttaaaaatatatgtttttattgtgttgttttgttttaggatagattctaaaatatatgaatacattttgttgctttatttttgaagttcaAGGGCTGTAATGAGTACACTATAGACGATCTTTTGCAACTTCACGATCAGTGGGCGATGTATGTTGCAAAGTTACTTGTAGCATACAATAATGaggtaaattatatttttgcttgtaaatatcaaagaattgatttttgtaGCATAGTAGCTAATTGATTCTATATACTGCAATTATAGGTGGCAAAGGTGAAGGGAAAGGCAAAGATTAAAGAGTAGATGTACTGATTGTTTCCTGCAAACTGTCATTATGTGTTCATGTAAATATTTGACAtgttttcaaacaatattttggatatttgtattactattttatttgataccTATTTAAATGTTAGTAGGAATGTTAtatacttatatttaattattcaaatttttactttagtttaatttgaataGATTTTCTTTGAATACCATTATTTGATTGGCAAAactaaaagaataatgaaaataatcgagtaacaacaataatttcagCATCTTTTCTTTGAAGCCATTGAAGCTAAAAAATGTTTCAGCATCATAATATTAGTGATGTTATAGTATTACAAATTGCTGACACTGAAGTATTAGTATCTGTTTATTCTATCATGTCATATCCCAGTGTAAAACAAACTATTGACGTGTAATAATTGTTAGTAAATACTATCACTATAGTGTCATAATATTTTGTGATACTATGGTGAAAGTAACTTTTAACAAGTGATCATTATTAGTAATTACTAATACCATAGTGTCATAAATCTGGTAATactatagtaatagtaatcatTAACACCAAttacaagtgtcactatttttatgactcccagattactgacacaattaacaagtgtcagtgaaagtaatttctgacactattctaaagtcagtaaagaccatttttctagtagtgagtGATAATATTGTCAGTTTGGCGATAATATCAACATGTCGTGGGaggaaaatttttgaattgtaGTGAAAAGTCATCAAGCCAATGACATACACTCGAGTATGTAGAATACTCAACTGGCTGTGAAGGGAAATACAAGCGgggaaaggagaaaaaaaagaagaagaaacaaattaattcattgacCCGTTAGATGacaaattatagaaaatgaaaggaaataTAAACACAGGTCAAGTTCGATAGATCCTATTAAAGAACTGTTCTTGTTACTTTTATTACTTTTGCATCCATGCCATTCATGGATTTTTCAGTAAGGATAGACTCTCACTAGTCTGGAGTTTCCATGAGCCTCTGTCACGCCATAGACGTACACAGAGATGGTAACTTATGATACAATTAATACATGAATCTGACTCCAAATTAGCGATTTTAATTTGACCTAAATTACCTCACCATTATTATCGGtgttctattttaaaaaattgttttcttttttttcggttcaatttttttttgggtatatTGTAGgaacatattttttgtaatgaaaattttaagaactTTAAAAGAACTATACTAATCACAGTTCtgtgacaaaaaataaagataacaattttttttttatcaacaaCTATAAGTTCAAATTATCTTAACATccattataataatatatggccaattttaattttagctGACCTAGAACATTGTCCAAAAATACATCACTCTTTCGTCATTCTTATGTTAAAATCtgagaaataattttctgacACGACATATGTACAGAGCATGCAAAGACTTCTCATTACTAGTCTTGAGTCTCTGAAATTGATCGTCTATTGactataatttaaatgaaaggGTTTTAATTGATCTAAATTGAAAATCATGTCAATTTTAGTAAAtccaaattcattaatttgtcTTGTGTTTGTGTctgattaattagttaatcGTGCCAAAATTGTCACTTCTACTATTGTGACTTtgtttccattaaaatttatttaattatcatctttttttcactaattttttaaatttaataaacttcGGTTAAGGAATGGAATTcatcaatttaaataatttatttgaggTCTCTTTTTATGAGTAAGAGAGAATCTTGCAGTTCCTTCTTGAGAATTAATGTCCGAGtctcttttaattaacttaaagTCTCTTTTCACCATTTGCGTGATTCAAAAGTTTCACACAACACGATTAGAGTCCTTTCTAGTTTGAAGAGTAATGCTTTTTACACCCCTTTAATGTTAGTCTTGTCTACTATGACAAGTTGAGTCTGTCTTGTCTTCTATGACAAGTTGAGTTCTTACTCCGGTTTCTTTCTCAGATCTACTGCAACTATGATTTCAGTTTTTCAAAGCCTTAATGACGTCCAACAACACTAGCCCACAAATGGACATGAACGCGACCTATGCATCCTTGTCTATTGGAGAAGAGGAGGAAAGGGGACTTATAATCACAGGGGAGGAAGTTGATGATGGAAGAGATGGAAAGGTTGACTTCCAGTTTTGCTTGGTTGGAAGATTTTTAACGGACAAGGTAATCTATTTTTAGGCTATGACAAATACAATGGCCGGTCTCTGGCGCCCGGGGAAGGGGATCTGTATTAAAGATCTATCACCaaggttatttttctttcaattttttcatgaaattgaTATTAAGAGAGTGCTCGAATTAGGGCCTTGGACCTTTGACCAACACTCTAATTATTAAACGGTTGGGTGAATTGGAACAACCTCAAAATGTGCCGCTATTCCACACATCCTTTTGGATCCAGATCTATAACCTTCCCACAGGTTTTCTCTCTGCAAAGGTGATGCAAAACAGTGGCAACTATATTGGTGAATTTCAGGCATCTGATGAGAATAACTTAATGGGTGTTTGGAGGAATTATATGCGGATAAAGGTGTCCATTGACGTTTGAAAGCCCCTTAAACATCGTATGCGGTTAAATAAAGCAGGAGGAGAATGGCTTTGGATAGACTTTAAGTATGAGCGTCTCTAGGTTTTCTGTTTCATATGCAGACTGCTTGGGCACACGGAGAAGCAATGTCTATCTTTATATGATTGTCCTGAAGAAGCCATTACTAAACCTTATGGGCATTGGATGAAGGCTTCCATAAGACCGAACAACATGAATTTCGGCGAGAAATGGTTGCGCTTGACGTCAGAGGGAACAAGGGAAGAGAATTATGGAAATTGCATTGATTCCGCCGAAGCAATGACAATTGACTCCATGGTGCCCACAAAATCGGGACTTACCATATTTGGTAGCAATGAGGGAGGTGTAAATGCTGGAATCACGTTATTAAACAAGGCATCTAATGATTTGGTGGCAGCTCAAAGTCAACAAAAGAACAAAGGCATATATGTTAGTAGTGATGGGCTTACAAAGGAGGATGAGGAGGACGTAGATATGGGTCTTGATGTTTTAGATGCTAAGAGGAGAAGATCAGATCTTGGGCTGGAGGATAAAGTAGGTTCCTCAAATAGTACTACTACTATGATGGAGGTAGTGTTGGTTCCAAAAAATGGATTAGCGGTGGGTCCTGTCGATCAGGCCCACCAAACCCAATGAGTACCCTTAGTTGGAACTGCCGTAGGCTGGGCCACCCACGAACAGTTCAAGTTTTGACGGATCTGGTCAAATACAAGaaaccttctttttttttttaatggaaacTCTTTGTCATCGAAACCAATTGGAgcatcttaaaataaaattaggctTTGAAAATCTTTTTGTGGTGGATCGGGTGGGCCGCAGTGGTGGATTGGCCTTATTTTGGAAAGCTAAGTTTAAAGTTCGTTTACTCAAGTatgctaataattttatagacATGGCAATTGATGGAGCGGGTTCGGGCCAATGGCGTTTGACGGGTTATTATGGGTATCCAGAATCCCTAGAAGATGCGAGTCTTGGAACCTCCTTTGACATCTTGCTAGTTGTTCCTCTCTGCCATGGGTTTGTGTAAGGGATTTCA contains:
- the LOC127902275 gene encoding uncharacterized protein LOC127902275; translated protein: MYNSYGVPVGKKRNNLRNYIGVIVREGVPIIYDDWRKVPLDIKEMLWTHFQEKFKLSLKAKTEVFKWMGTALRGFRCKLANEYILPNANNLSSLKKPPLEYEGIRKEDWKSFVDKIFSEDFQLDLGVTERKIDCSEAWLLAHRRKDGAYTPEVQQVAERISELLSQVEQGTFQSQGPNDILGEALQKKPNGSRVQGLG